The following are encoded in a window of Ricinus communis isolate WT05 ecotype wild-type chromosome 4, ASM1957865v1, whole genome shotgun sequence genomic DNA:
- the LOC107261329 gene encoding uncharacterized protein LOC107261329, whose translation MVQLLEKSSAIIQRRLPKKLKDLGSFTIPCFIGNLNVDNALADLGANITVMPYNLFKKLGLGEPNTTLISIQLADKSVVYLRGIIEDLLVKVQEFTFPMDFIVMYMNEPFDVSFILERPFLATTRAIIDAHDGKLILRVGKEQVMFQIRNAMNCISSIIAKDPLELSWYRNMKSVRCQELWSN comes from the coding sequence ATGGTGCAACTGTTAGAAAAGAGTTCAGCGATCATTCAAAGAAGACTACCAAAGAAGCTAAAAGACCTAGGaagttttactattccttgcTTTATTGGTAATCTAAATGTTGATAATGCGCTTGCTGATTTGGGGGCTAACATTACTGTTATGccttataatttattcaagAAATTAGGGCTAGGAGAACCTAACACAACACTTATAAGCATTCAATTGGCTGATAAATCTGTTGTATACCTTAGGGGTATCattgaggacttattggttaAGGTTCAGGAGTTTACTTTTCCTATGGATTTTATAGTTATGTATATGAATGAACCTTTTGATGTTTCCTTTATTTTAGAAAGACCCTTTCTTGCTACAACTAGGGCCATCATTGATGCTCATGATGGTAAGCTTATTCTTAGGGTAGGGAAAGAGCAAGTGATGTTTCAGATCCGTAATGCTATGAATTgtatttcatctattattgCTAAAGATCCTTTGGAATTATCTTGGTACAGGAACATGAAAAGTGTGAGATGCCAGGAGCTCTGGAGCAACTAG